A region from the Musa acuminata AAA Group cultivar baxijiao chromosome BXJ1-10, Cavendish_Baxijiao_AAA, whole genome shotgun sequence genome encodes:
- the LOC135595109 gene encoding pectinesterase inhibitor-like encodes MAPDRVTLRMEMDTRRGCSSLSLSRLLTITFTFMAASGLPDNSDDLIAATCNRTPYLDVCMSTLTSRRGSRSADLHGLAAISLDACIAHAKATLSYARGLSRHDGIANDTYASGCLADCLEEYGEAVDDLHESAGALRRGSYDTVNVLLAGAMTNSDTCESGFGEKPGLRSPLTERNQYFGKLCSNSIAITGLLG; translated from the coding sequence ATGGCACCGGATCGGGTGACGCTGCGAATGGAGATGGACACTCGCCGAGGTTgttcctctctctccctctctcgccTCCTCACAATCACCTTCACCTTCATGGCTGCCTCGGGACTCCCAGACAATTCCGATGACCTGATCGCTGCGACGTGCAACCGCACGCCGTACTTAGACGTCTGCATGTCCACCCTCACGTCCCGCCGCGGAAGCCGCAGCGCCGACCTGCACGGGCTCGCCGCCATCTCGCTCGATGCCTGCATCGCCCACGCCAAGGCGACGTTGTCGTACGCGAGGGGCTTGAGCAGGCACGACGGCATTGCCAACGACACCTACGCGTCCGGGTGCCTCGCTGACTGCCTGGAGGAGTACGGCGAAGCGGTGGACGATCTGCACGAGTCCGCGGGTGCGCTGCGGCGAGGGTCGTACGACACGGTGAACGTGCTGTTGGCCGGTGCCATGACCAACTCGGACACCTGCGAGAGCGGGTTCGGGGAGAAGCCGGGTCTGCGGTCGCCGTTGACGGAGAGAAACCAGTACTTCGGCAAGCTCTGCAGCAACTCCATTGCGATCACCGGTCTTCTTGGTTGA